One genomic window of Mus musculus strain C57BL/6J chromosome 4, GRCm38.p6 C57BL/6J includes the following:
- the Olfr157 gene encoding olfactory receptor 157: MDVSNQTTVTEFVLLGLSAHPKLEKTFFVLILSMYLVILLGNGVLILVSILDSHLHTPMYFFLGNLSFLDICYTTSSVPLVLDGFLTPRKTISFSGCAVQMFLSFAMGATECVLLGMMAFDRYVAICNPLRYPVVMNKAAYVPMAVSSWVAGGANSLVQISLAVQLPFCGDNVINHFICEILAVLKLACADISINVISMGVANVIFLGVPVLFIFVSYIFILSTILRIPSAEGRKKAFSTCSAHLTVVIIFYGTILFMYGKPKSKDPLGADKQDLADKLISLFYGLLTPMLNPIIYSLRNKDVKAAVRNLASHRCLTF; this comes from the coding sequence ATGGATGTATCCAACCAGACGACTGTAACAGAATTTGTCCTGTTGGGCCTCTCCGCCCACCCCAAACTGGAGAAAACCTTCTTCGTGCTCATCTTGTCAATGTACCTGGTGATCCTGCTGGGCAACGGGGTCCTCATCCTGGTGAGCATCCTCGACTCCCACCTGCACAcgcccatgtacttcttcctgggGAACCTCTCCTTCCTGGACATCTGCTACACCACCTCCTCCGTTCCCTTAGTCCTTGATGGTTTTCTGACCCCCAGGAAGACCATCTCCTTCTCGGGCTGTGCCGTGCAGATGTTTCTCTCCTTCGCCATGGGAGCCACAGAGTGTGTGCTCCTGGGCATGATGGCGTTTGATCGTTATGTGGCCATCTGCAACCCCCTTAGATACCCTGTGGTCATGAACAAGGCTGCCTATGTGCCCATGGCCGTCAGCTCCTGGGTGGCTGGCGGTGCTAACTCCTTGGTGCAGATCTCCCTTGCGGTGCAATTGCCTTTCTGTGGGGACAATGTCATCAATCATTTCATCTGTGAGATCCTGGCAGTCTTAAAGCTAGCCTGTGCTGACATCTCCATCAATGTGATCAGCATGGGGGTGGCCAATGTGATTTTCCTGGGGGTTCCAGTTCTGTTCATCTTTGTCTCCTACATCTTCATACTCTCCACCATCTTGAGGATCCCCTCTgctgaggggaggaagaaggcCTTCTCCACCTGCTCTGCCCACCTCACCGTGGTGATCATTTTTTATGGGACCATCCTCTTCATGTACGGGAAGCCCAAGTCCAAGGACCCACTGGGGGCAGACAAGCAGGACCTTGCAGACAAGCTCATCTCCCTCTTCTATGGACTGCTGACCCCCATGCTGAACCCCATCATCTACAGCCTGAGGAACAAGGACGTGAAGGCCGCTGTGAGGAACCTGGCAAGTCACAGATGCCTCACCTTCTAA